A window of Armatimonadota bacterium contains these coding sequences:
- a CDS encoding 2-oxo acid dehydrogenase subunit E2, whose protein sequence is MPITEVLVPQLGEGLQEVKVIRFLKQPGETIKRDEHFYEMETDKAVVEVESPYDGTLTEWLAGEGDVLAIGAPIAKMETAEAVAAPAAHGAPVSHAVPTAPVRTERPAAGDVVIPPRTRAHAKSLGLTEDELRSIPSNTGKLMPEDVDAFVSARGSAAVEVAGEGYTDRPVPAQQRTFMYRVKRSSQIVVPGTIDIFVPWKNIRGLFESLRKEDVEVQPSEFVMAAFCIAQSAKNHTKFRSTLVGEETIREWDHLNMGIAVARPSDELVTAVVNDADALEFVPFARAVQSQVRRAREGQDQASMATQMLVTYMGAHNIVAAVPVLVSPAVSVVFIGAAHLREGQLMTTVGLTFDHRLINGVGAANFLNEIGERMEKLERSELGL, encoded by the coding sequence ATGCCAATAACGGAAGTTCTAGTGCCGCAACTGGGAGAAGGCCTGCAAGAGGTCAAGGTTATCCGCTTTCTGAAGCAGCCCGGCGAGACGATCAAGCGCGACGAGCATTTTTACGAGATGGAGACCGACAAGGCAGTGGTCGAAGTCGAGTCGCCCTATGACGGGACGCTGACCGAGTGGCTTGCCGGCGAGGGCGATGTGCTGGCCATTGGCGCGCCCATCGCCAAGATGGAGACTGCCGAGGCTGTCGCCGCGCCCGCTGCTCATGGCGCGCCAGTCTCTCATGCCGTTCCGACCGCGCCCGTTCGCACTGAACGTCCGGCAGCCGGCGATGTGGTCATCCCTCCGCGCACACGGGCTCATGCAAAGAGCTTGGGACTTACTGAAGACGAGCTTCGCTCGATCCCATCGAACACGGGCAAACTGATGCCCGAAGATGTGGACGCTTTCGTGTCGGCCCGCGGTAGCGCCGCGGTCGAGGTTGCGGGCGAAGGCTACACCGACCGTCCGGTGCCGGCTCAGCAGCGCACATTCATGTATCGAGTCAAGCGCAGCAGCCAGATCGTTGTGCCGGGCACCATCGATATCTTTGTGCCTTGGAAGAACATTCGAGGTCTATTCGAGAGTTTGCGCAAAGAGGACGTCGAGGTGCAGCCGTCCGAGTTCGTAATGGCGGCGTTTTGTATCGCCCAATCGGCTAAAAACCACACCAAGTTCCGCTCGACTCTTGTCGGAGAAGAGACGATACGAGAGTGGGATCATCTGAATATGGGGATCGCGGTCGCCCGGCCGAGCGACGAGTTGGTTACCGCAGTCGTGAACGATGCCGATGCCCTAGAGTTTGTGCCGTTCGCTCGGGCCGTTCAGAGCCAGGTTCGACGCGCTCGCGAGGGGCAAGACCAGGCGTCGATGGCCACGCAGATGTTAGTAACCTACATGGGCGCTCATAATATCGTCGCGGCGGTTCCGGTTCTCGTTTCGCCCGCAGTGTCGGTCGTTTTCATTGGGGCGGCGCATCTTCGAGAGGGCCAGTTGATGACGACCGTCGGTCTGACCTTCGATCATCGGCTGATCAACGGCGTGGGAGCGGCGAACTTTCTGAACGAGATCGGCGAGCGGATGGAGAAGCTGGAGCGTTCCGAACTGGGGCTTTAA
- a CDS encoding ABC transporter permease, with product MLHRTLFIIEETLTSLKRDASMQLAAITTAMVSLVLLGLVAFTLFQLDSVASSLPRQFEINAFAKMDAPREEIEAVVGRIEAMPETKSVKLVTKEEAWPEEKRRLGSDMTFEGMPNPLPDKLVVAAKKPELCLTLADKIREEPVIDKVVDLRDDLGMVQGIARIVRWTGLIFTGILMLGALILIYNAIRLTVKAREDEIAVMALVGATHRTIRLPFVLEGAVQGMLGGLLAAIIVLASVPRALDALAEAAPFIGNWAAAAPPLAVAGLLVGAGTIMGALSAFYAAQRFVRV from the coding sequence ATGCTTCACAGAACGCTCTTCATTATAGAAGAGACCCTCACCAGCCTCAAGAGGGATGCTTCGATGCAACTGGCCGCCATCACGACGGCCATGGTTTCGTTGGTGTTGCTGGGTCTCGTCGCCTTCACTCTGTTCCAATTGGACAGCGTAGCGTCCTCCTTGCCTAGACAGTTCGAAATCAATGCCTTCGCCAAAATGGACGCCCCGCGAGAAGAAATAGAGGCGGTCGTCGGTCGGATTGAAGCAATGCCCGAAACCAAGTCGGTCAAACTGGTTACTAAAGAGGAAGCCTGGCCCGAAGAGAAGAGACGATTGGGCAGCGACATGACCTTTGAAGGAATGCCCAATCCGTTGCCCGATAAGTTGGTCGTAGCGGCCAAAAAGCCCGAACTTTGCTTGACGCTGGCGGACAAGATTAGAGAAGAGCCAGTGATCGATAAGGTGGTCGATCTGCGCGATGATCTCGGCATGGTTCAAGGCATTGCGCGGATTGTCCGCTGGACGGGGCTGATCTTCACCGGCATCTTGATGCTGGGGGCGTTGATCTTGATCTACAACGCCATTCGACTGACCGTTAAAGCTCGCGAAGATGAGATCGCCGTGATGGCTCTGGTCGGCGCGACCCATCGAACGATTCGTTTGCCTTTCGTTCTAGAAGGCGCGGTGCAAGGAATGTTGGGCGGTCTTCTGGCGGCCATTATTGTGTTGGCTTCGGTGCCGCGCGCCTTGGACGCCTTGGCCGAGGCCGCGCCTTTTATCGGCAATTGGGCGGCCGCGGCGCCGCCATTGGCTGTGGCCGGCCTGCTGGTCGGCGCCGGCACGATCATGGGCGCATTGTCTGCCTTTTACGCCGCCCAGCGATTCGTTCGCGTTTAG
- a CDS encoding ATP-binding cassette domain-containing protein, which translates to MIEIQGVSVVYGDVTALRDVSLKIDSGEFVFLVGSTGAGKSTLLKLIYAAQRATCGRVFVLGQEITKIPERKIPNLRRMMGIVPQDYGLLPKKKVWENIAYGLRAIGHTEREAQKRIAYVMELVGMSHRGQAMPKQLSGGEAQRAAIARALANNPKLLIADEPTGNLDPDTSKDIADLLLRINHKGATVVVSTHDPNIVDSLKKRVVAMERGRIVSDTEESLYPSDLDRTRAVVRSL; encoded by the coding sequence ATGATCGAGATTCAGGGGGTCAGCGTAGTTTATGGCGATGTAACCGCTCTGCGAGACGTCTCCCTTAAGATCGACTCGGGCGAGTTCGTCTTTCTCGTCGGATCGACCGGGGCGGGCAAGTCCACGCTGCTCAAGCTTATCTATGCCGCACAGCGCGCGACCTGCGGCCGGGTTTTCGTCCTGGGGCAAGAGATCACCAAAATCCCCGAGCGTAAGATTCCGAATCTTCGACGCATGATGGGCATCGTGCCGCAAGACTACGGCCTGCTGCCCAAGAAAAAAGTCTGGGAGAACATCGCTTACGGTCTTCGCGCTATTGGACACACCGAGAGAGAAGCCCAGAAGCGAATTGCCTATGTGATGGAACTGGTCGGCATGAGCCATCGAGGCCAGGCCATGCCCAAACAGCTCTCTGGAGGAGAGGCACAGCGCGCAGCCATTGCTAGAGCATTGGCCAACAACCCAAAGCTTTTGATAGCGGACGAACCGACCGGCAATCTCGATCCCGATACTTCCAAGGACATTGCCGACTTGCTTCTTCGCATCAATCACAAAGGCGCGACCGTGGTCGTCTCGACTCACGATCCCAACATTGTGGACAGCCTGAAGAAGCGAGTGGTCGCCATGGAGCGCGGACGAATCGTCTCGGACACTGAAGAAAGCCTCTACCCGTCCGACCTGGATCGAACGCGGGCCGTTGTGAGGAGTCTCTAA
- a CDS encoding acetyl-CoA carboxylase carboxyl transferase subunit beta, translating to MPKPELPADDNWVQCGKCRKILFRPDFLRALKVCTACGHHHRLSARERIEMLTDPATFEERDVQVVSADPLEFPEYADKLAKSFTGSGEMEAILTGKAVIEDRPAVIGAMDFGFMGGSMGSAVGEKIARCFEAGIEERLPVVIACSSGGARMQEGLISLMQMAKTTAAVSAFRRSGLPYIAVFTDPTMAGVLASFASLADVIVAEPGALVGFAGQRVAQQAQVIKAPGNFQTAEFQHEHGMIDLIVHRRELKSTVGRLLDYLTQAA from the coding sequence ATGCCCAAGCCCGAACTCCCCGCAGACGACAACTGGGTGCAGTGCGGCAAGTGCCGAAAGATTCTCTTCCGCCCCGACTTTCTCCGCGCGCTCAAAGTGTGCACGGCTTGCGGACATCATCATCGGCTCTCAGCTCGCGAGCGCATCGAGATGTTGACCGATCCCGCGACCTTTGAAGAGCGAGACGTACAGGTTGTAAGCGCCGATCCGCTCGAATTTCCCGAGTATGCCGACAAATTGGCCAAGAGTTTCACCGGTTCGGGCGAGATGGAGGCGATCTTGACCGGTAAGGCGGTAATCGAAGATCGGCCCGCGGTGATCGGCGCTATGGACTTTGGCTTTATGGGCGGGAGCATGGGTTCTGCGGTCGGCGAGAAGATCGCGCGCTGCTTCGAGGCGGGCATCGAGGAGCGATTGCCGGTCGTAATCGCTTGCAGCTCGGGCGGGGCAAGAATGCAAGAAGGGCTGATCTCGCTGATGCAGATGGCCAAGACCACGGCGGCTGTCTCGGCCTTTCGTCGATCAGGTTTGCCCTATATCGCGGTCTTTACCGACCCGACTATGGCGGGCGTTCTGGCCAGTTTTGCCTCGTTGGCCGATGTGATCGTGGCAGAGCCGGGAGCCTTGGTCGGATTTGCCGGCCAGAGAGTAGCGCAACAGGCTCAAGTGATCAAGGCGCCGGGCAACTTCCAAACCGCCGAGTTTCAGCACGAGCACGGCATGATCGATCTGATCGTGCATCGACGAGAACTCAAGAGCACAGTCGGCAGACTGCTGGATTATCTGACCCAAGCGGCGTAG
- a CDS encoding acetyl-CoA carboxylase carboxyltransferase subunit alpha yields the protein MNIIDFERPITELESAINQLRRLKMERGVDRSREIAELEKERERLLKTIFSHLTPWDKVLLARHPKRPYALDYARSMCEGFMELHGDRLGFDDGAVVAGLARIGSHKIALVGHQKGRDLRERQRRNFGMAKPEGYRKGMRIFDLAERFRLPVVTLVDTPAADPGVESEARGISEAIAASMMKMFELTVPTIAVILGEGGSGGAIGFATANRVLMLEHSIYSVIPPEGCAAILWRDPSKNREASEALKLTAQSAMEMGLIDGIIPEPLGGAHRDAQTTALSVRAAILHQLEELGSKKPSELQHERYEKFRQMGIYQVKADI from the coding sequence ATGAACATTATCGATTTTGAACGGCCTATTACAGAATTGGAAAGCGCGATCAATCAACTTCGGCGGCTGAAGATGGAGCGGGGAGTAGACAGGAGCCGAGAGATCGCCGAACTGGAGAAGGAGCGTGAGCGACTGTTGAAAACGATATTCAGCCACTTGACTCCTTGGGACAAGGTGCTGCTTGCGCGCCATCCCAAGCGACCCTATGCGCTGGATTATGCGCGCTCCATGTGCGAGGGCTTCATGGAGCTTCACGGCGACCGCTTGGGCTTTGACGACGGAGCGGTCGTTGCAGGCTTGGCCCGCATCGGCTCGCATAAGATCGCCCTGGTCGGCCACCAAAAGGGCAGAGACCTGCGCGAGCGCCAGCGCCGCAACTTTGGGATGGCCAAGCCGGAGGGCTATCGAAAAGGCATGAGAATCTTCGACCTCGCCGAACGGTTTAGACTCCCCGTCGTCACTTTGGTCGACACGCCCGCAGCCGATCCTGGGGTCGAATCGGAAGCGAGGGGCATCTCTGAGGCGATCGCAGCCTCGATGATGAAAATGTTCGAGCTGACCGTGCCGACCATTGCAGTCATTCTAGGCGAGGGCGGCAGCGGCGGCGCAATCGGATTTGCCACGGCCAATCGAGTTCTGATGCTCGAGCACAGCATTTACTCGGTCATCCCGCCCGAAGGCTGCGCGGCTATCTTATGGAGAGACCCGTCCAAGAATCGCGAAGCGTCCGAAGCGCTCAAACTGACCGCCCAAAGCGCCATGGAGATGGGTTTGATCGATGGAATCATCCCCGAACCACTAGGCGGCGCGCACAGAGACGCCCAAACGACCGCCCTCAGCGTGCGCGCCGCGATCCTCCATCAACTCGAAGAACTCGGAAGCAAGAAACCGTCCGAACTTCAGCACGAGCGATACGAGAAGTTTCGACAGATGGGCATCTATCAGGTCAAGGCCGATATATGA
- the glyQ gene encoding glycine--tRNA ligase subunit alpha, whose translation MTFQDLLAALQKFWGNYGCLIVQPHDLEVGAGTMSPMTALRSLGPEPWNVAYAQPCRRPTDGRYGRNPMRMQHYYQYQVVLKPSPEDVVDVYLESLKAIGIDVVKNDVRFVEDDWEDQSLGASGVGWEVWLNGAEITQFTFFQQMGGIECKPVSAEITYGPERLCLLLQGRTSVWDNMEWGHGITYSDVDFQSELDHNYYNFEQADTEMLFQLFDQLEAESKRIAEAGLVFPAYELALKCSHAFNLLNARGSISVTERANYINRVRALARNCCRMYLQQREEQGFPLLQKTWPRGLASAR comes from the coding sequence ATGACCTTTCAAGATCTGTTAGCCGCGCTCCAGAAGTTTTGGGGCAACTATGGCTGTTTGATCGTCCAGCCGCACGACCTGGAAGTCGGCGCGGGCACGATGTCTCCTATGACGGCCCTGCGATCGCTGGGCCCGGAGCCCTGGAACGTCGCTTACGCCCAACCCTGTCGCCGCCCGACAGACGGTCGATACGGTCGAAACCCCATGCGAATGCAGCACTACTACCAATATCAAGTCGTGTTGAAGCCGTCTCCCGAAGATGTGGTCGATGTTTACTTGGAGAGTCTAAAGGCAATCGGCATAGACGTTGTCAAAAACGACGTCCGCTTCGTTGAGGACGACTGGGAAGACCAAAGTCTGGGCGCGTCGGGCGTCGGATGGGAAGTCTGGTTGAACGGCGCGGAGATCACTCAATTCACCTTTTTTCAGCAGATGGGCGGGATAGAGTGCAAGCCCGTCAGCGCAGAAATCACCTACGGCCCAGAGCGCCTGTGCCTGTTGCTTCAAGGTCGAACAAGCGTCTGGGACAACATGGAGTGGGGACACGGAATCACCTATAGCGACGTGGATTTTCAATCCGAACTGGATCACAACTACTATAACTTCGAGCAGGCCGATACGGAGATGCTGTTCCAACTCTTCGACCAGCTGGAGGCCGAAAGCAAGCGGATCGCCGAAGCGGGCCTCGTCTTCCCGGCCTACGAATTGGCGCTTAAATGCTCGCACGCTTTCAATCTCCTCAATGCGCGAGGCAGCATCTCCGTTACTGAACGCGCCAACTACATCAACCGAGTGCGCGCGCTGGCCAGGAACTGTTGCCGCATGTACTTGCAGCAGCGCGAAGAGCAGGGATTCCCGCTCTTGCAAAAAACGTGGCCTCGCGGACTCGCATCGGCGCGATGA